Part of the Candidatus Omnitrophota bacterium genome, GACGTTATGATGAGCACATTGAAAATATTAGGTCTTTGTGATGGAGAAAAACGGTTTAAAAGAGCCAAGGCTGTTCGAGGCCGGATCATCGTCCCGCCGAAGGCGGGACGCCGGCCGAGTTGCCGCAGGCTCCCGTTTTTCGACTGAACAAAGACCGACCCAATAGCTATGAACGCAGGGGGAATATTTTCAGTGCTCACATAACTAGGCTTAGGTTAGCCTCTACTTAAATATGAATCCGGTCTGGAGGGACCAGAAGAGGAGGTCCATCTCTGCTAAGGGGATTCCGGTCCTGCGGGAAAAATCCCTCATCTTATCTTCTATGGCAAGATAGACCGACCTACTGCCGACCGAAGCAGGCACCCTGCCTATCACGCCGTACCGCTTAAGGTTCTTCAATATATGCCTGTCGAGTATAGCTATATCCTTGCCCAGCCCTATATTCCTCAAAAAATGGCTCGCTTCCTTATATCCATAGCCCTTGATGTTATCAACAAGCCATTCCCTGACAGCGATAGGATCGCTGAAATCGAGCCTTCCCTTTATATTGACGCCTTTGCCGCGCTTAAAGAGGTTGCGGGCCAAGACTATGAAGTCCGCTTTCTTATTATGGAACCTCACCCTGCCTTTCAGCTTCGGCTTAAGCTGACAGGCTCTCCCCTTTAAAAGTAAACCCGCATTCCTGACGTCCTTTATCGCGCGGTCGCAGTGGAGCGCGTTCGCATTAGCCGTAAGTATGCAGAAACAGAGCTCCTGGAAGATGTCCTCGTCGGCGCCTTTATGCAGACGCGAAAACCCCTTAAGCCTTTTTTTAATATCAGTTTTTATTTTTCGGTGTTGGGCTGCGAGATCTCTTACGGATAGGGCGGGACTTTTCATTTCGTCTGGTTAAGGTATTTGAATGCCGAGAGCGCGGCCTTAGAGCCTTCCCCCGCGGCTATTACGATCTGTTTTTCCGGAACATCGGTTACGTCGCCGGCGGCAAATACACCCTGGATATTGGTCTCGTTCTTACAGTTGACCACTATCTCGCCGTATTGATTCTTCTTTACGTCGTTGGCAAAATTGGAATTAGGGATAAGTCCTATCTCTACAAAAATACCCTGGACAGCCAGAAGGTCCTCCTTGCCGTCACTTATAACCTTTACCCCGGTCACCATCTTATCCCCAACGATGGTTGTAACAACGGTCTTATTCATGATAGTCACGACATTAGACTTTTCAACCTTATCCCGCATAACGGCATCACCGCCAAGAGAGGGATTAATATCTATCAGATACACCTTCTTTGCTATCTTTATAAGCTGCAGGCTCGCGTCCAGCGCGGAATTACCGCCGCCTATAACAGCAACGTCTTTTCCCGCAAAGAGCGGCCCGTCACAGGTCGCGCAATAAGTCAGCCCCTTATTTTTAAACTCTTTCTCTCCCGGCACGCCCAATTCTTTCGATACCTTGCCTGACGCTATTATGAGGGTCTTTGCCTCATATTTTCCTTTATTGGTCCTGACAACGACAGCAGACCCTATCCTGTCCGCTTCCAGCGCCTCCTCTCCCTCTTTCACGTCTATCTTATACTTACGCATATGCTCTTCAAACTTGGCCGCGAGGTCAGGACCGGTGATGAACTGGTATCCGGTATAATTCTCTATGTCGCCGCTCCAGGCAGCCTGTCCGCCGATGTCCTGCGTTATGACGAGGAAGTTCAGCCGTTTACGCGCGGCATATACTGCGGCAGTGATCCCGGCGGGTCCGGCTCCTATAATTATCAAGTCATACATACGACTTTCCCTCACAGCTAATCTGTTGTGTAATGTTAAATGTGTAATGTGTAAAGCAGGTTTAATGGGTTATTGTTTAATGTAAAAAGATTAAGCAGAGCGAATTTTCCATTACACATAATAACTTTACACCAACATTACACATTACACTTTACACATTAAACAATTTTATATCCCGAGAGCTTCTTTTATCTTCTCTTTGTCGAATCCCACTATTATGCTGCCGTCTATCTCTATGACCGGCACGCCCATCTGTCCCGACTTCTTTATCATCTCCTGCGCCTTATCATGATCTGAAGAGACATCGATATCGGTGAACTGTATATTGTTCTCTTTGAGGTACTGCTTCGCCCTTATGCAGAACGGGCAGGTTGCTGTGCTGTAGACCGTTACTTGTTTATCCATGTCTTTCTCCTGTTTTAATGTTACCTGATGTTACATGAGGTTCCCAAAAGTTCCATAAGGTTACATTTTGTAACCCTATGGAACATTATGCAACCTTAGGCAACTTTATGCAACCTCATCTTACTATATCCTTCAACTCCGCCATATCACCTATCGTAAAATCGGGCTTCAGAGGCTCGACCTCTTCGGCCTTACCCAATCCATATGTCACCCAACACGCCCTTACGCCGGAATTCTTTCCCGTCTCCACATCTATTGCCATGTCGCCGACGATGACCACTTTATCTTTTTCCAATTTTAACTTCGGGAGGATCCTGTTCAAGACACAGGCGGAAGGCTTAAGGCAGGTCTCGTCGTCACCGCCGAATATATCTTCGAAGTATTCCCTTACGCCCAACCCGCGCAGCGTAATATCGGCAAACCTGTTGTACCTGTTCGTTATAATGAACTTTCTTTTGTATTTAAAATATTCCAGGACTTCTTTTACGTGGGGATACAGCCTGGACTTGTCGGCGGAATGTTTCGGATAATACCGGCTGAATATATCTTCCGCCTTTTGCGCCAGGGCTATATTATCTTCTCCCAGGCTCTTTTTCACAAGATCTTTAACGCCCGTGCCGATGTACGAGACTATAAGGTCAGTAGGCTTATTCTTCAGGCCTAGCGATTTGAGCGTATAATTTATCGCGTCTGCTATATCCTCCTTCGAGTCGACGAGCGTTCCGTCGACATCGAAGAATATGGCGTCTGCGGATATCATCTACTTTACTTCAACGGCTTTTGCGCCCTGCCATAGGCCGTGTATATTACAGTAGGATACGGCCAGGATCGTCCCGGGCTTGTCCGTCTTCATGGAGAATGTCGTTTCCGAATGCGTAAATACGGTGCTCGTGTTCGGGCCCTGGACCGACGCGCCGTGCGAAGAGAATTCGGCCTTTCCTATCTGATAAGGATACTTTTCTCCGCTCGGCAGGAAATAAGCCGCCATCCAGGCGATGTGATGCTCGGTTGTGTTAGGGTGGGCTATCTCTTTGCCGACGGTCAATATCACCTTGAAGAATTCGCCCTTCTTAACATTGTCGGGGGAATCTATCACCGGAAC contains:
- a CDS encoding glutaredoxin domain-containing protein, which codes for MDKQVTVYSTATCPFCIRAKQYLKENNIQFTDIDVSSDHDKAQEMIKKSGQMGVPVIEIDGSIIVGFDKEKIKEALGI
- a CDS encoding FAD-dependent oxidoreductase, with protein sequence MYDLIIIGAGPAGITAAVYAARKRLNFLVITQDIGGQAAWSGDIENYTGYQFITGPDLAAKFEEHMRKYKIDVKEGEEALEADRIGSAVVVRTNKGKYEAKTLIIASGKVSKELGVPGEKEFKNKGLTYCATCDGPLFAGKDVAVIGGGNSALDASLQLIKIAKKVYLIDINPSLGGDAVMRDKVEKSNVVTIMNKTVVTTIVGDKMVTGVKVISDGKEDLLAVQGIFVEIGLIPNSNFANDVKKNQYGEIVVNCKNETNIQGVFAAGDVTDVPEKQIVIAAGEGSKAALSAFKYLNQTK
- a CDS encoding class II SORL domain-containing protein, producing MAELKEVLQTADWKTEKHVPVIDSPDNVKKGEFFKVILTVGKEIAHPNTTEHHIAWMAAYFLPSGEKYPYQIGKAEFSSHGASVQGPNTSTVFTHSETTFSMKTDKPGTILAVSYCNIHGLWQGAKAVEVK
- a CDS encoding N-glycosylase/DNA lyase, with the protein product MKSPALSVRDLAAQHRKIKTDIKKRLKGFSRLHKGADEDIFQELCFCILTANANALHCDRAIKDVRNAGLLLKGRACQLKPKLKGRVRFHNKKADFIVLARNLFKRGKGVNIKGRLDFSDPIAVREWLVDNIKGYGYKEASHFLRNIGLGKDIAILDRHILKNLKRYGVIGRVPASVGSRSVYLAIEDKMRDFSRRTGIPLAEMDLLFWSLQTGFIFK
- a CDS encoding HAD-IA family hydrolase — protein: MISADAIFFDVDGTLVDSKEDIADAINYTLKSLGLKNKPTDLIVSYIGTGVKDLVKKSLGEDNIALAQKAEDIFSRYYPKHSADKSRLYPHVKEVLEYFKYKRKFIITNRYNRFADITLRGLGVREYFEDIFGGDDETCLKPSACVLNRILPKLKLEKDKVVIVGDMAIDVETGKNSGVRACWVTYGLGKAEEVEPLKPDFTIGDMAELKDIVR